Proteins encoded by one window of Chondromyces crocatus:
- a CDS encoding dynamin family protein, giving the protein MWSPESRKQKAAELRAIADKILRYRQLCDRFASYFPPESDNGRLLQQLRGKLENLRGRALDREKRLAKGVVKIGVVGLEKQGKSAFLSAWLKSEKLLPSEAERCTWSTTVVEPGEEGEFSAIVTYYPEDEFKARIQSYFDALEPGSVERWQGLSQAEIQRLKGAFREREGYDVDDPDRAGRREQAALSELTEIAATLGEIKARLNRAPTKITASTIDELAEQIRPYIALKDTRNGNRPYPGVRAVKLVTVTIPVEGAMPGVVLMDLPGIDAPSDKARRDTEEALTHEVDVTIFVKDVTRPSLVRTELDLLRTAQSADRSISLKDRMFVVLTKVDLFDHPDENGNWHWALAARNFKEQGVDRVFPYSKVWVHQGVSAEHPVARQVMDFFSATRPVNGLDQLKAAIERYLSSDVEALDRKVMGQVATEFSEMEAQLRGALVSVKDGLSDREFERRSEQTFDQLWEHVQAGEDPVGLLPEIRQRLSAFMDHEMSEPERLARAARADARIQQIREDLLRRLTPAEAEAKRRQMPSPGLMNETAVEIEMRKQMRERVAARIAGLGEDFRNTARESVEKMLREMFVSSSYDSGRLDVLLPSGNLLISRIDALGRAGHVSESVVRYQNNEMAKADVAFEVLSRYFARQIVDILDATDAGDRDLREREMRGLEQFFGMTIADKAQGSGSAVATAQSNAAAAPGAAGNPGMLGQVKAKLGFGEEKQEAQGFGFPTGGPAIATPRPAAPGQATAAPSAPGVSAAPPLAAPVNPAAALRDWSKMLARVRVDVERICDFLEALAKHPRGLQKYHEEAVRTVHDSWLDREGEQSLRRWVRSECTRIWPHRFAALEAEKERARADIDALEELFGGARLGASPVAQTQGVPAHAGA; this is encoded by the coding sequence ATGTGGAGCCCCGAGAGCCGCAAGCAGAAGGCCGCAGAACTGCGGGCCATCGCTGACAAGATTCTCCGCTATCGCCAGCTCTGCGACAGGTTCGCGAGCTATTTCCCCCCCGAGAGTGACAACGGTCGTCTGCTGCAGCAGCTGCGCGGCAAGCTGGAAAACCTCCGCGGGCGAGCACTCGACCGGGAGAAGCGGCTCGCGAAGGGTGTGGTGAAGATCGGGGTCGTGGGGCTGGAGAAGCAGGGCAAGAGCGCCTTCCTCTCCGCCTGGCTGAAGAGCGAGAAGCTCCTGCCCAGCGAGGCCGAGCGCTGCACCTGGAGCACGACGGTCGTCGAGCCGGGCGAAGAAGGCGAGTTCTCGGCAATCGTCACGTACTACCCCGAGGACGAGTTCAAGGCGCGCATCCAGAGCTACTTCGATGCGCTGGAGCCAGGGAGTGTGGAGCGCTGGCAGGGGCTCTCTCAGGCCGAGATCCAGCGGCTGAAGGGGGCCTTCCGCGAGCGTGAGGGCTACGACGTCGACGATCCGGATCGCGCCGGGCGCCGCGAGCAGGCCGCCCTCTCGGAGCTGACCGAGATCGCCGCCACGCTGGGAGAGATCAAGGCGCGGCTGAACCGCGCGCCGACCAAGATCACTGCATCGACCATCGACGAGCTGGCGGAGCAGATCCGGCCGTACATCGCGCTGAAGGACACGCGGAATGGCAACCGGCCCTATCCCGGCGTGCGCGCGGTGAAGCTGGTGACGGTGACCATCCCGGTGGAAGGCGCGATGCCCGGGGTGGTCCTGATGGATCTGCCGGGCATCGACGCCCCGAGCGACAAGGCACGCCGTGACACGGAGGAGGCGCTGACCCACGAGGTGGACGTGACCATCTTCGTGAAGGACGTGACGCGCCCTTCGCTGGTGCGCACCGAGCTGGATCTCCTGCGCACTGCCCAGTCCGCCGACCGGAGCATCTCGCTCAAGGACCGGATGTTCGTCGTGCTCACCAAGGTGGATCTGTTCGATCACCCCGATGAGAATGGCAACTGGCACTGGGCGCTGGCGGCCCGAAACTTCAAGGAGCAGGGGGTCGACCGCGTGTTCCCCTACTCGAAGGTATGGGTCCACCAGGGCGTGAGCGCAGAGCACCCGGTGGCGCGCCAGGTGATGGACTTCTTCAGCGCGACGCGGCCCGTGAACGGACTGGATCAGCTCAAGGCGGCCATCGAGCGCTACCTGTCCAGCGACGTCGAGGCGCTGGATCGCAAGGTGATGGGTCAGGTCGCGACCGAGTTCAGCGAGATGGAGGCGCAGCTCCGTGGCGCGCTGGTGAGCGTGAAGGACGGCCTCAGCGATCGGGAGTTCGAGCGGCGCTCGGAGCAGACCTTCGATCAGCTCTGGGAGCACGTCCAGGCCGGTGAAGACCCGGTGGGCCTGCTGCCGGAGATCCGACAGCGCCTGAGCGCCTTCATGGATCACGAGATGAGCGAGCCCGAGCGACTCGCCCGCGCCGCGCGCGCGGATGCGCGCATCCAGCAGATCCGCGAGGACCTGTTGCGGCGGCTGACGCCCGCGGAGGCCGAGGCGAAGCGGCGGCAGATGCCGAGTCCGGGCCTGATGAACGAGACCGCCGTCGAGATCGAGATGCGCAAGCAGATGCGCGAGCGCGTGGCCGCCAGGATCGCCGGCCTGGGCGAGGACTTCCGGAACACCGCGCGCGAGAGCGTCGAGAAGATGCTGCGCGAGATGTTCGTGAGCTCGTCCTACGACAGCGGGCGCCTGGATGTGCTCCTGCCCTCGGGGAACCTGCTGATCTCGCGCATCGACGCGCTGGGTCGGGCCGGGCACGTGTCCGAGAGCGTGGTGCGCTACCAGAACAACGAGATGGCGAAGGCCGATGTGGCCTTCGAGGTGCTGTCTCGCTACTTCGCCCGGCAAATCGTGGACATCCTCGATGCCACCGACGCCGGAGACCGGGATCTGCGCGAGCGGGAGATGCGCGGTCTGGAGCAGTTCTTCGGGATGACCATCGCCGACAAGGCGCAAGGCAGCGGCTCCGCGGTGGCGACGGCCCAGAGCAACGCGGCAGCGGCACCAGGCGCTGCTGGCAACCCGGGCATGCTGGGGCAAGTGAAAGCGAAGCTCGGATTCGGCGAGGAGAAGCAGGAGGCCCAGGGCTTCGGCTTCCCGACCGGCGGTCCGGCCATCGCGACTCCGAGGCCCGCGGCACCTGGCCAGGCGACCGCTGCCCCCAGCGCGCCCGGCGTGTCCGCCGCGCCTCCGCTCGCCGCCCCCGTGAATCCGGCAGCAGCACTGCGCGACTGGTCCAAGATGCTCGCTCGGGTGCGGGTCGACGTGGAGCGGATCTGCGACTTCCTGGAAGCGCTCGCGAAGCACCCCCGAGGGCTCCAGAAGTACCACGAGGAGGCTGTGCGCACCGTGCATGACTCGTGGCTGGACCGCGAGGGGGAGCAGTCCCTGCGGCGCTGGGTGCGGAGCGAGTGCACGCGGATCTGGCCGCACCGCTTCGCCGCCCTCGAAGCAGAGAAGGAGCGCGCCCGCGCCGACATCGACGCCCTCGAGGAGCTGTTCGGCGGCGCGCGCCTCGGCGCCTCCCCTGTCGCTCAGACCCAGGGCGTGCCCGCCCACGCGGGAGCATGA